In Caldalkalibacillus salinus, the genomic window TCATCCAAACCTTTCAGTAGTGAAGTTTTACGATGCTCATCGATATCAAATTGAGCATGAAAGTCTTGCTGATCATTTACTGTTTGCGCCTCGAGGTCAATGGTGAGTTGACCGTTTTCTTGTTGTGCTAATGTGAACAGCGTGTCCACTTCCTTTTCTGTCAGGACAATCGGAAGTATACCATTTTTAAAACAATTATTATAAAAGATATCAGCAAAGCTTGGTGCGATAATCACGCGAAAGCCGTAATCGAGTAAGGCCCAAGGTGCGTGTTCCCTAGAAGAACCACAACCGAAGTTTTGTCGTGCTATTAATACTGTGGCGCCATCGTATTGAGGGTGATTTAAGATAAAATCGTCGTTTATGACGTTGTCACTTTTGTAGCGCCAATCATAAAACAGAAATTGACCAAAACCTGTGCGTTCAATACGTTTTAGAAATTGCTTCGGTATAATGGCATCCGTATCCACATTTGCTCGATCAAGTGGCACTGCTTTGCCAGTGTGTACTATAAAAGGTTCCATAAGTTCCTCCTTAAAAGTTAAAAGTTGATATTTTGTGTAGGATATTTTGCAGGATAAGAGTTAAAACGACACAGAGCTTAATACCAAAACCAAGACTCTGTTTTGCTACTGCGTTTCCACACCATTGGTCTCTTGAACAGTTTGGGTTTTGAAGTTCCACTGTCTCACATCCACGAAATGGCCCTTAATAGCAGCTGCTGCTGCCATCATAGGGCTGACTAGGTGTGTACGACCGCCCTTACCTTGTCTTCCTTCAAAGTTACGGTTAGACGTTGAAGCACAGCGCTCACCCGGCTGCAAAACGTCATCATTCATAGCCAGGCACATGCTACATCCAGCATCTCTCCACTCAAATCCAGCCTTTGTAAAGACTTTATCAAGCCCTTCTTCTTCCGCTAACATTTTAACTGTTTTAGAACCCGGGACAACCATTGCTTGAACGTGTTCTGATACGGTATACCCTTGGACAATTTTGGCTGCTGCACGAAGATCCTCTATACGCCCATTTGTACATGAGCCAATAAAGACACGATCAATGTTAATCTCTGACATCGGTGTGCCTGGTTTAAGATCCATATACTCAAGGGCTAATTCGACAGCTTTTTGTTCTGTAGGGTTGTCATAGTCTGTAGGGGACGGTACGTTTTCATTAACTCCCGTACCGAGTCCTGGACTGGTGCCCCAAGTGACTTGTGGCGCTAGTGTTGATAGATCTAGCTCTACCCGGTCATCATATTGGGCACCTGGGTCCGTCTTCAATGCTTCCCAACTTTCAACAGCTTTCTCAAAAACATCTGCAGCTGGGGCGTATCGTCTTCCTTTGAGATAAGAATAGGTCGTTTCGTCAGGGGCCATCAATCCTGCTCGAGCGCCCCCCTCGATAGACATATTACAGATGGTCATGCGTTCTTCCATTGATAAATCGGATAGGACAGCGCCTGTGTACTCAATGACACAACCAGTGGCAAAGTCTGTACCATATTTGGCGATGAGGCCGAGTATCATATCCTTTGCACTGATCCCGTTTGGTCTGTCTCCCTTAAAGTGAACCTCCATCGTTTTAGGCTTAGACTGAGGTAAACATTGTGTCGCTAAGACATGTTCAACTTCGCTAGTGCCTATACCAAATGAGAGTGCACCAAAGGCACCGTGTGTAGATGTATGGCTGTCTCCACACACGATTGTCTTACCAGGCCAGGTTAAACCTAGCTCAGGTCCAATAACGTGAACAATCCCTTGATCAGGGTGATCGAGGTCAAACAAAGGAATGTCAAACTCCTGACAGTTCTTTTCTAACGTGCTCATTTGTTTTTTAGAGACCGGATCTTTGACTGTAGGTAAACCTTTAGTCGGTACGTTGTGGTCCATGGTGGCATAAGTGAGATCTGGACGGCGCACCTTCCTGTTATTGAGTCGGAGCCCTTCGAATGCCTGTGGCGAAGTGACTTCATGAATGAGATGTAAATCGATATAAAGAATACTAGGTTGGTTTGGCTCCTCTACAACCACATGTCTATCCCATATCTTTTCAAATAGTGTTTTCTTATCGGTGCTCATCGAACTTCTCCTCCCCATTGCACATTAACATGCCGGATCAATTGTTTGTGTCAAATTTTCAGACAATTAAATTTTAATAATTTATTCTAGCACAAAAAAAATTTTTTTGAAGCCTAATAGTCAGAAAATTATAATAAAACAAACAATAAGAATGGCGGAATCACGCATATGTAAACGCTTAAAAAATTTTAACAATCATTTTTGCTGAAAGCGATTACAGTAAAAATGGCTTAATAAAGGGGGTTGAAAAGCTTTTGAGGCTCGTGTATGATTATCAGCAATAAAATTATTTTCTGTTTAGAATTTTCTGATAACACGTTGAAATGAATGAAGGTTATTTAAGTCAAACTTTAACCTTCAACTTGTCTATAACGGTTAAACGAAAGGTTGACTAGGGTTCCACTTTCAAAGCTGTTTACACGGTGTTGGGTGACATTATGATAGGTGAAGCACACAGCACATTGTATACGTTGCGTTGGAAGGCTCGGTCCAAGCGTCAACAAGCCAAGCGATGGCTACACCGTGAGGAAAAAAGCCTCTGCGGAAGGTTTCGTTTACTCAATCCGAGGTAGGAATGGGTTTTCAAATCTTCTAGGGGTATTTTTTTGTACTTTTTTTGTTCGATTTTCTTACACGAAAAGGAAAACAACCAGATCAAAGTACAGGGGGAGGCTACAATGACAACCAAGGTAAAAACGAGAACGATGAGTGAGGAGACACATGGATCTCTCAAGTCTAAACCCATACGTGGAGCAGAAATGATTTTTGAGAGTTTGGAAAGAGAGAAGGTAGAGGTTATCTTTGGCTATCCAGGTGGAGCCGCACTGCATATCTATGATGCCCTTTACCAAACGAACATGAAACATATTTTAGCTCGTCATGAGCAGGGCGCTATCCATATGGCAGAGGGGTACGCCAGAGTGACAGGTCAACCCGGTGTCGTCATTGCGACGTCCGGACCAGGGGCAACGAACTTAGTAACAGGCTTAGCAGACGCTTATATGGACTCACTCCCCCTTGTGGTCCTAACGGGTCAGGTGGCGAGTGGCGCCATTGGGACGGATGCTTTTCAAGAGGCGGATGTCCTAGGAATTACCATGCCCATCACCAAACATAACATGCAGGTTAGAGATTTAAACGATTTGCCTCGTATGATAAAAGAAGCGTTCTATATTGCCACAAACGGCCGAAAAGGACCGGTACTCATTGATATACCGAAGGATATATCCGGTGGTGAGGCGTCATACGAGTATCCTGAAAAAGTCTCTCTAAGAGGATTTAAACCGACCACTGTCCCAAACATATTACAAGTTCGTCGAATGAAAGAGGCCGTGGCACAAGCTAAAAAACCTCTGATTTTAGCCGGGGCAGGCGTTTTACACGCCAAGGGCCACCAAGAACTGGTGACCTACGCTGAGCAAGCACAGGTACCCGTCACTCACACGTTACTAGGATTGGGCGCGATGCCGGCAGGTCATCCACAGTTTCTAGGCATGTGTGGCATGCATGGAACTTATACCGCCAACATGGCTATACAGGAGGCCGATCTGCTGATATCTATTGGGGCAAGGTTTGACGATAGAGTAACGGGGAGACTTGATCAATTCGCTCCTCACGCGAAGGTCATTCACATTGATGTAGATCCAGCTGAGATCGGTAAAAATGTCCCTACTGAAATACCTATTGTAGGGGATGCGAAGCAAACGCTATCCATGTTGTTAGAGGAGGACGTGGTATCGGCACAGTCTTCTGAATGGATGAAACAGTTAAACAAGTGGCAGGAAACTTATCCTCTGTGGTACGAAGACGATGAAGCGACACTTAAACCACAGAAAGTTTTAGAGACATTCAGTGAGCTGACAGATGGAGAAGCGATTGTCACCACAGACGTAGGACAGCATCAGATGTGGGTCGCGCAATACTATCAGTTTAAGCAGCCTAATCGCTGGGTCAGTTCAGGCGGGCTTGGCACCATGGGTTTTGGTTTCCCTTCTGCTATAGGAGCGGCATTGTCACAGCCTGACCATCCCGTTTACGCTGTCGTAGGTGATGGAGGGTTCCAGATGAACATTCAAGAGCTAGCAACAGTAAAGGATTACAACATACCTGTCAAAACCATTGTTTTAAATAACGGGTCCCTAGGGATGGTCCGACAATGGCAAGAGGTTTTTTACGAGAAACGCTACTCTGAATCAATGCTGAACCAGAATCCTGACTTTGCAAAAGTGTCTGAATCGTTCGGCGTCAAAGGTTTGCGCGTGACAACGATAAAAGAATTTGAAGAAGCCATTACCCACAGTTTGAACTATGATGGCCCCATGGTGATTGATGTCGCCATTACACCTGGTGAAAATGTATTCCCGATGGTGTCTCCTGGGACTGCTTTACATGAGATGGTTGGTATTTCGAAGGGGGGAATGTAATGCGAAGAGTCGTATCTGTCATTGTTAACAATTCTTCGGGCGTACTGGCGCGATTATCTGGCTTATTCGCTCGACGAAGTTTTAACATCGAGAGCTTAACGGTAGGGACGACCGAGGATCCAACACTCTCGAGGGTGACCCTTGTCGTACACGGAGACGTTGCGACAACGGAACAAGTGATTAAGCAGTTATATAAATTAGTGGACGTACTGAAAGTAACCGACCTCACAGAAGAGAAAATGATGGCGCGGGAATTAATGTTAATTAAAGTCACCGTTAATCATCAAACGAGACAAGAAATTAACCATCTCATTGAACCATTCCGAGCGTCAGTAGTCGACGTTGGAAGGGAGTCAATCACTGTTCAGACCACAGGTGATATAGAAAAAAACGAGGCGTTAATAGATTTGCTTCGACCCTTTGGAATTAAGGAACTAGCAAGAACGGGTGTGACTGCAATGGCGAGAAGCCAGCAGAAAGTTCATCCGGTGCAGCAACTATTGACTTAATGTTTTGAAATAAAAGTGATCTTCAACATCAACATCAAATAAAAAGGAGAGAGTCACAATGGCAAAAATGTATTATGACGATCAAGTTTCATTGAGTGTGCTAGAAGGAAAAACGGTAGCAGTTGTCGGTTATGGGAGTCAAGGGCACGCTCAGGCACAGAACCTACGCGACAGTGGTATCTCGGTCGTAGTCGGACTCAGAGAAGGACGGTCTTGGGACCAGGCGGTTGAAGATGGCTTTGTGGTTGCGTCACCAAAGGAAGCAGCAGCACAAGCTGACGTCATCATGGTCTTACTGCCGGATGAAGTACAGGCAAAAGTATACGCTCAAGAATTGCAAAGTGAATTAGTACCGGGGAAAGCACTACTATTCTCCCACGGCTTCAACATTCACTTCTCACAAATCGTCCCGCCACAAGGTGTTGACGTCGCTTTAATTGCACCGAAAAGCCCAGGTCATTTGGTCCGTAGGGTTTTCGAAGCGGGTGGTGGTGTTCCCGGATTAGTGGGTGTTTATCAAGATGAGAGCGGAAAGGCTAAAGAACTTGCATTGGCGTATGCAAAAGGGATTGGCTGTACGAGGGCTGGCGTCATTGAAACGACGTTTAAGGAAGAGACTGAAACTGATTTGTTTGGAGAGCAGGCCGTGCTATGTGGCGGTGTGACGGCCCTTATTAAATCAGGTTTTGAAACGTTAACGGAAGCAGGATATCAGCCTGAAGTTGCCTATTTTGAGTGTTTACACGAGATGAAACTGATCGTTGATTTACTCTATGAAGGTGGTCTGTCGTACATGAGATACTCAATCTCAGATACAGCGCAGTACGGAGATTTTATGGTCGGTGACCGTATCGTGACAGAAGAAACGAAGCAAGAAATGAAAAAGGTTCTACAGGAGATTCAGGACGGGCAATTTGCGAAGAGTTGGATACTAGAGAATCAAGCGAATCGCCCGGTATTTAAAGCAATCCAAGCGAAGGAAGAACAACATGACATTGAAAAGGTCGGAAAAGAACTAAGGGACATGATGAGTTGGATTAAGGATAAAAAAGTCCCTCAGGAGGTGAAATAACACCATGAGACAAATTGCTGTCTTTGACACGACCCTCCGAGACGGAGAGCAGTCACCAGGCGTCAACTTAAATTTGGAAGAGAAACTAGAGATTGCCCAACAACTAGAAAGGTTAGGGGTGGACGTGATAGAAGCTGGGTTTCCGGCAGCTTCCCCCGGAGACCTAGAATCGACAAAGGCAGTTGCTCACGCATTGAAAAATACGAGTGTCGCAGGGCTAGCACGCGCCAATCACAAGGACATAGACGCGGCGTGGGAAGCGTTGAAAGACGGCGTGAAACCGAGGTTGCATCTGTTCTTGGCGACCTCTCCTATCCACCGCGAGCACAAGCTGCAAATGAGCCAGGACCAAGTCATAGAGAAAGCCGTAGATTGTGTGAAATACGCCTCACGTTACTTCAAAGATATAGAGTTCAGTGCAGAAGATGCAGGGAGAACTGAGCTGCCCTTCTTGCGAGATGTTTTCACAGCTGTGATTGAAGCAGGGGCCAAAGTTGTCAACGTCCCTGATACAGTGGGGTATATGACACCTGAAGAGTATGGGAACGTCTTTCGTTATTTGAAAGAGAATGTACCCAATATAGATCAAGCGGTGCTAAGTGCTCACTGTCATGATGACCTTGGGATGGCAGTGGCTAACAGCTTAGCGGCTGTCCAAAATGGGGCAGACCAGGTGGAAGGCACGATCAACGGCATTGGAGAAAGAGCGGGTAACGCCGCACTTGAAGAAATTGCTGTGGCGCTCCAAATTAGAAAAGATTTTTACGAAGCACAGACGACATTAACGCTTGAACAACTAGCGAGAACAAGCAAGGTTGTGTCTAGCTTAACGGACTTCGAGGTTCCTCGAAATAAAGCGGTGGTCGGAGCCAATGCCTTTGCTCATGAAGCGGGTATCCATCAAGATGGCATGCTCAAAGAGCGTACAACATACGAAATCATTTCACCTCAAATGGTGGGATATGATGCGACACAGCTCGTTCTTGGCAAGCACTCCGGACGTCATGCTCTGAAGGAGCGCCTAGAATTCTTGGGCTACTCGGTGAGTGAGGAACACCTAAAAGAAGTGTTTAAGAAATTCAAAGGGCTGGCAGATAAAAAGAAACAAGTATTGGATGAAGATATTATCGCCCTGCTCCGTGAAAGTACTCGATCACAGGATCAAGATCAGTACGCACTAGAGTATATTCACGTCTCATACATGAACTCGATTGCCACAGCGACGATTAAGTTACAAACACCTGAGGGTGTCAGTGTAGAGGAAGCGGCCATTGGCTCAGGAAGTGTTGAGGCAATATATAACACGATCGAGCGCATGGTGAGTATGAATATCCATTTGTTAGATTACAAGATACGCTCTCTTTCTAAAGGGCGAGATGCACTAGCGGAAGTGCAAGTGACCGTATCATATGAAGGAATGACAGGAACAGGAAAAGGTGTGGACCACGATGTACTTGGCGCTAGTACCAAAGCCTTTGTCGATAGTATCAATAGATTAAGAAAAATGAGTAAACCTAAACAGTTTATGGAAGATAAAGAGGAAGAGGAGACCACTCACTGTGTTCTAGATTCATTTAATTAAGAATGGCTTTAAAAAAGATACAAAAGTTGCATTTTGAGATATACAGGAGTGGAGAGGAGAATGGAACGGAAAATGAAAAAAAAGATCATGATTTTACCCGGAGATGGGATCGGACCAGAAGTTGCACAGGAAGGACGTAGGGTATTAGAACATGTGGGTCGGCACTTTGGTCACTCATTTGAAATAAATGAAGGTCTCATTGGTGGCCACTCACTGGACACATATGGCGAACCGTTAACAGATGAAGTGCTACAGCAGTGTAAGGACGCAGACGCCGTCCTGTTAGGGGCCGTAGGGGGGCCAAAATGGGATCAAAATCCCGGGGAGTTAAGGCCAGAGAAAGCCCTATTAAAGTTAAGAAAAGAACTAGGCCTATTCGCAAATCTACGTCCAGTAGAAGTTTTGGCCCCGTTAGCGACTGCCTCCCCGTTAAAAAAAGAGATCGTAGCTGACGTTGATCTCCTTGTTGTAAGGGAACTGACAGGTGGTTTGTATTTCGGTAAAAAAGAACAGGGCCAGACACCAGGTGGTGAAAATTGGGCTGTTGACGAACTTATTTATAGTGAACATGAAGTAGAGAGAATTGCACATGTTGCTTTCCAGACGGCAAGAAAGAGAAGAAATAAAGTGACATCCGTTGATAAAGCTAACGTTTTAGAGTCTAGCCGATTATGGCGTGCCACTGTAGAGCGTGTGCATACTGAATATCCCGATGTTGAACTAGAACACATGCTAGTGGATAACGCGGCCATGCAGCTCATTCGCTCACCGAAACAATTTGATGTTGTCGTAACAGAAAATATGTTTGGAGACATCCTCAGTGATGAAGCGTCCGTTTTAGCAGGATCGATAGGATTAATGCCATCTGCTAGCTTATCTGCTTCAGCAGGTCTAGGCTTATACGAATCGGTGCATGGGAGCGCACCAGATATTGCAGGGCAGGAAAAAGCGAATCCATTGGCCACGATTTTATCAGTTGCGATGTTACTGCGTCATTCATTCGACTTAAACCCGGAAGCACAACTCATTGAGAAGGCAGTTAAACAAGTGATTAAAGATGGTTACCGTACACTAGATATCGGCCAAGGTGAGACAGTTGGTGAGACTCAGGTATTAGGAACAACGGACATGACCGACGCTGTCATCAGTCGTTTAGATCAGTCCATCACACAAACGGAGAAAGTTAAATAGGAGGGGACAGTAATGGGGGAACGTTTAATATATATGTCAGGTAAATACGTGCCTTTTTCCGAGGCAAAGGTATCTGTGTTCGATCATGGTTTTCTATATGGCGATGGCATTTTTGAAGGGTTACGTGTCTATGAAGGTAACATATTTAAGTGCCGTGAGCATCTCGTACGTTTATATGAATCAGCGAAGTCGATCATGTTAGATATTCCACTAAGCATTGATGAACTAGAAGACCTTGTAGCGGAAACGGTACGTGTAAATGAATTGGAGAACGCCTATATCAGATTAGTGGTCTCTAGAGGGAAAGGAGACCTGGGCATCGACCCGTTTAACTGTCCAGAACCTGAGATCATCATCATCGCAGATCAAGTTCGTTTATTCCCGGATGAACTTTATGAGGAAGGCTTAGATATCGTGACAGTACCCACCAGAAGAAATACACCAGATGCGTTGAATCCTAAGATTAAATCACTTAACTATTTAAATAACGTGCTCGTTAAAATTGAAGCAAAACGTGCTGGCGTACTAGAGGCCCTTATGTTGAACCATGACGGTTATGTATGTGAGGGAAGCGGGGACAATATTTTTCTCGTGAAGCGTGGAAAGCTCATCACACCTCCTGGATACCTTGGAGCTTTAGAAGGGATTACCAGACAGACCGTCATCGATATTGCGGAAGAAAAAGGCTATGTCGTGAAGGAAGAACCGTTTACGAGACATGACGTCTACGTGGCGGATGAAGCCTTCCTCACAGGTACAGCAGCTGAAGTCATCCCAGTTGTTTCAGTGGATAGCCGTAAAATTAACGATGGAACACCGGGTGAAGTTACAAAAGAAATGATCCAAGCCTTCCGTCAAGCGGTGACACGTCTAGGCAGACACGTTTACCCTGAGAAAAAAGTCAATGTTTCCGCTTCCTAAAATAATCACAGCGACATACAACATTGCAGTAAACAGTTGGTAAGAGAAGTGTTAGTTTTGTTATCATATAAGAAATTTTTAAAGCCTATTCAAGTCCGTGTGAGTCACAAAACGGTCATTTGAATAGGCTTTTGATCGTGCTATAATGAAGGAAATTAATACGGGACGAGACATAGAGGAGAGGAATACTTTGAACATAAAAAAGTCCAGATGGCACGTAGGTGTACTGGTAGCATGCTTAACGCTAGCATTATCGGGATGCTTGCCAGGAGATGAGGCTGAAGAAACCCTTGATTTGGATGACGCCCCTCAATTTGTGGCACCTTCAGTACAAGTCGAAGAGAAGTATTATAGAGGGTTAAACCCATTTGTGGCCAGCGAAACGAGGGGATCTTTAGAGACCTATTTGCCTAACTTTCGTTTAGATTCCGGTCGCTTAGAGTTGGGCCTATTAGAGATTGCTCAGGATTATTACTCTACTGAGGAGCATTTATTCAGAGAGGGCCAGCTGATTACGCAATCAGAATTGAGCAGTTGGCTACGCAAAGAGAGTGAAGATAACCCCATGGGGCTTAATCCTAGTGACCGTAATGAGCGTACTCTCGTGCATATACTCGAACACAATTATTTTAACCTTAAAGGGGACG contains:
- a CDS encoding 2-isopropylmalate synthase, translated to MRQIAVFDTTLRDGEQSPGVNLNLEEKLEIAQQLERLGVDVIEAGFPAASPGDLESTKAVAHALKNTSVAGLARANHKDIDAAWEALKDGVKPRLHLFLATSPIHREHKLQMSQDQVIEKAVDCVKYASRYFKDIEFSAEDAGRTELPFLRDVFTAVIEAGAKVVNVPDTVGYMTPEEYGNVFRYLKENVPNIDQAVLSAHCHDDLGMAVANSLAAVQNGADQVEGTINGIGERAGNAALEEIAVALQIRKDFYEAQTTLTLEQLARTSKVVSSLTDFEVPRNKAVVGANAFAHEAGIHQDGMLKERTTYEIISPQMVGYDATQLVLGKHSGRHALKERLEFLGYSVSEEHLKEVFKKFKGLADKKKQVLDEDIIALLRESTRSQDQDQYALEYIHVSYMNSIATATIKLQTPEGVSVEEAAIGSGSVEAIYNTIERMVSMNIHLLDYKIRSLSKGRDALAEVQVTVSYEGMTGTGKGVDHDVLGASTKAFVDSINRLRKMSKPKQFMEDKEEEETTHCVLDSFN
- the ilvN gene encoding acetolactate synthase small subunit, giving the protein MRRVVSVIVNNSSGVLARLSGLFARRSFNIESLTVGTTEDPTLSRVTLVVHGDVATTEQVIKQLYKLVDVLKVTDLTEEKMMARELMLIKVTVNHQTRQEINHLIEPFRASVVDVGRESITVQTTGDIEKNEALIDLLRPFGIKELARTGVTAMARSQQKVHPVQQLLT
- the leuB gene encoding 3-isopropylmalate dehydrogenase; this translates as MKKKIMILPGDGIGPEVAQEGRRVLEHVGRHFGHSFEINEGLIGGHSLDTYGEPLTDEVLQQCKDADAVLLGAVGGPKWDQNPGELRPEKALLKLRKELGLFANLRPVEVLAPLATASPLKKEIVADVDLLVVRELTGGLYFGKKEQGQTPGGENWAVDELIYSEHEVERIAHVAFQTARKRRNKVTSVDKANVLESSRLWRATVERVHTEYPDVELEHMLVDNAAMQLIRSPKQFDVVVTENMFGDILSDEASVLAGSIGLMPSASLSASAGLGLYESVHGSAPDIAGQEKANPLATILSVAMLLRHSFDLNPEAQLIEKAVKQVIKDGYRTLDIGQGETVGETQVLGTTDMTDAVISRLDQSITQTEKVK
- the ilvE gene encoding branched-chain-amino-acid transaminase, translating into MGERLIYMSGKYVPFSEAKVSVFDHGFLYGDGIFEGLRVYEGNIFKCREHLVRLYESAKSIMLDIPLSIDELEDLVAETVRVNELENAYIRLVVSRGKGDLGIDPFNCPEPEIIIIADQVRLFPDELYEEGLDIVTVPTRRNTPDALNPKIKSLNYLNNVLVKIEAKRAGVLEALMLNHDGYVCEGSGDNIFLVKRGKLITPPGYLGALEGITRQTVIDIAEEKGYVVKEEPFTRHDVYVADEAFLTGTAAEVIPVVSVDSRKINDGTPGEVTKEMIQAFRQAVTRLGRHVYPEKKVNVSAS
- the leuC gene encoding 3-isopropylmalate dehydratase large subunit, which produces MSTDKKTLFEKIWDRHVVVEEPNQPSILYIDLHLIHEVTSPQAFEGLRLNNRKVRRPDLTYATMDHNVPTKGLPTVKDPVSKKQMSTLEKNCQEFDIPLFDLDHPDQGIVHVIGPELGLTWPGKTIVCGDSHTSTHGAFGALSFGIGTSEVEHVLATQCLPQSKPKTMEVHFKGDRPNGISAKDMILGLIAKYGTDFATGCVIEYTGAVLSDLSMEERMTICNMSIEGGARAGLMAPDETTYSYLKGRRYAPAADVFEKAVESWEALKTDPGAQYDDRVELDLSTLAPQVTWGTSPGLGTGVNENVPSPTDYDNPTEQKAVELALEYMDLKPGTPMSEINIDRVFIGSCTNGRIEDLRAAAKIVQGYTVSEHVQAMVVPGSKTVKMLAEEEGLDKVFTKAGFEWRDAGCSMCLAMNDDVLQPGERCASTSNRNFEGRQGKGGRTHLVSPMMAAAAAIKGHFVDVRQWNFKTQTVQETNGVETQ
- the leuD gene encoding 3-isopropylmalate dehydratase small subunit → MEPFIVHTGKAVPLDRANVDTDAIIPKQFLKRIERTGFGQFLFYDWRYKSDNVINDDFILNHPQYDGATVLIARQNFGCGSSREHAPWALLDYGFRVIIAPSFADIFYNNCFKNGILPIVLTEKEVDTLFTLAQQENGQLTIDLEAQTVNDQQDFHAQFDIDEHRKTSLLKGLDDIGRTLLYADEIEAFEQKREQLI
- the ilvB gene encoding biosynthetic-type acetolactate synthase large subunit; the encoded protein is MTTKVKTRTMSEETHGSLKSKPIRGAEMIFESLEREKVEVIFGYPGGAALHIYDALYQTNMKHILARHEQGAIHMAEGYARVTGQPGVVIATSGPGATNLVTGLADAYMDSLPLVVLTGQVASGAIGTDAFQEADVLGITMPITKHNMQVRDLNDLPRMIKEAFYIATNGRKGPVLIDIPKDISGGEASYEYPEKVSLRGFKPTTVPNILQVRRMKEAVAQAKKPLILAGAGVLHAKGHQELVTYAEQAQVPVTHTLLGLGAMPAGHPQFLGMCGMHGTYTANMAIQEADLLISIGARFDDRVTGRLDQFAPHAKVIHIDVDPAEIGKNVPTEIPIVGDAKQTLSMLLEEDVVSAQSSEWMKQLNKWQETYPLWYEDDEATLKPQKVLETFSELTDGEAIVTTDVGQHQMWVAQYYQFKQPNRWVSSGGLGTMGFGFPSAIGAALSQPDHPVYAVVGDGGFQMNIQELATVKDYNIPVKTIVLNNGSLGMVRQWQEVFYEKRYSESMLNQNPDFAKVSESFGVKGLRVTTIKEFEEAITHSLNYDGPMVIDVAITPGENVFPMVSPGTALHEMVGISKGGM
- the ilvC gene encoding ketol-acid reductoisomerase — encoded protein: MAKMYYDDQVSLSVLEGKTVAVVGYGSQGHAQAQNLRDSGISVVVGLREGRSWDQAVEDGFVVASPKEAAAQADVIMVLLPDEVQAKVYAQELQSELVPGKALLFSHGFNIHFSQIVPPQGVDVALIAPKSPGHLVRRVFEAGGGVPGLVGVYQDESGKAKELALAYAKGIGCTRAGVIETTFKEETETDLFGEQAVLCGGVTALIKSGFETLTEAGYQPEVAYFECLHEMKLIVDLLYEGGLSYMRYSISDTAQYGDFMVGDRIVTEETKQEMKKVLQEIQDGQFAKSWILENQANRPVFKAIQAKEEQHDIEKVGKELRDMMSWIKDKKVPQEVK